TCGAAAGAGAAAGCGTCAGCGGCGTTGGAAGAGGCACAGTCGGCGATGACGGCGCTCGAGCAGGACTCGTTGGACCTTACGGCAGAAATTCAAAAGGTCACGATGGCCGCCGCAGGCCGCTATCAGGAGCGCGCCGTACTCGCACAGATTGTGGCACAGCGTCAAAACGCGATCGAAGAAAAACGCAAATCGCTGAGCGGCGTCTCGCGAGATCAATTCGATCTTGAGCAGAGCCTTGCGGTCGCGGAAGCCAAACTGAATCAGATCGAGCAGGAAAAGCAGTCGTTGGATACGTCAGCAGCGCCGACGATTGAGGTCCGCACCTACCCGACGCCCATTAGCCAGGTCGTTTATGGCAAGGAAATGCACTTTCAGCTGAAAGACGGCCTGATTTCGGTAATCCCACTGGACGTGCTACTCGAGAAGTTCAAACGTCGCGTCCACGAGCAGGTCGATCGCCTGCGCGATGAGCGCGAGTTTTCAGACACTGTAGGCCCCGTCGACGGCTTCCGCCTGAAGTACATCGTCGAGCGAGTCGATATGCAGCCCGACTCGGGTCACTCAGGCAGCTATGCGCAACTGCGCCAATTCACGCTCATCCCCATGTCCGCCGACCTCGGCGAACCACTCGAGGAGGCGTTAGCATCACAATCAAGGTTCCGCACGTCGTTAGCGGGTACCGATCCACGGCGCACTACCATCACGCTTTGGACTTACGAAGATAGCTTCCCGATGTTTCGTGAAATGCGGAAACAGATGCACGAGATGGGTTACAGCGTAGCCGGGCGCCCGCTATCGCAGGGACAGCCCATCGCTGGTTCGCCGCACGGCAGCAAATCTGCCGCACAATAACAGTTTGCCAGTTCAATGCCGACTACTGACGACGTTCCGCCGTCGAACGCTAATCCCTATTGAACATCGACCGTCGCACGAGTGATCCCGTGCTCGACGGCCGCAAAGATGCTGTCGATCTCGGCGAGCGTGATCGCCAGCGGCGGCATAACCACGACGACATCGCCCAAGGGACGCAGCAGAACGCCTTCATCGCGTGCGTAGCGACAGACGGACCGGCCGCGCTGCTCCTCCCAGTCAAAAGGGGTATGCGTCGATTTGTCGCGTACCAACTCGATGCCTGCAATCATGCCGCATTGTCGAACATCTCCCACGCAACGATGCTGAGCCAGACGCTGTAAGTGCCATGCGATTCTATCGATCTTCGGGGGCAACCTTGCGAGTACCTGATCATCCTCAAACACCTGTAGCGATGCGAGCGCTGCGGCCGCTGCGAGAGGGTTGCCGCTGAACGTATGACCGTGGAAAAACTGGCAACCGGCCGCGTAAGGACCGAGAAAGGCGTCCCTCACTTCGCTCGTGGCCAGCGTTGCGGCCAGCGGCAGATAGCCGCCCGTCAATCCCTTGCCCAAGCACAAGAAGTCAGGGGATACGCCTTCCTGTTCGCAAGCGAACATTCGTCCCGTCCGACCGCAGCCCACGGCCACCTCGTCGGCAATCAAGAGCACATCGTAACGGCGCGTCAACTCGCGCAGTCCACTCAGGTAGCCGGCCGGATGCACTATAATGCCGGCGGCGGCTTGCACCAATGGCTCGACCACGAGGGCGGCTATTTCCTCATGTCGCTCGGCTAGGGTGCGTTCGACAAAGCCTAAATAGTATTCTGCAGCCCGCTCGCGCGATATGTCAGCAGGGGCGTGATACGTTACAGGCGATGGTACGCGGATGCAGTCAAATAGCAGCGGCCGGAACATCGCGTGAAAACGGGCCACGCCGCCGACGCTCACGCTGCCGAGCGTGTCAC
Above is a genomic segment from Pirellulales bacterium containing:
- the bioA gene encoding adenosylmethionine--8-amino-7-oxononanoate transaminase, translated to VSSLWCNVHGHQHPRIDAAIRDQLDKVAHTTLLGASNSTTIELARRLVKISPAGLNHVFFSSDGSSSVEVALKMAFQYWQQRQDPRPAKTRFLAMTDAYHGDTLGSVSVGGVARFHAMFRPLLFDCIRVPSPVTYHAPADISRERAAEYYLGFVERTLAERHEEIAALVVEPLVQAAAGIIVHPAGYLSGLRELTRRYDVLLIADEVAVGCGRTGRMFACEQEGVSPDFLCLGKGLTGGYLPLAATLATSEVRDAFLGPYAAGCQFFHGHTFSGNPLAAAAALASLQVFEDDQVLARLPPKIDRIAWHLQRLAQHRCVGDVRQCGMIAGIELVRDKSTHTPFDWEEQRGRSVCRYARDEGVLLRPLGDVVVVMPPLAITLAEIDSIFAAVEHGITRATVDVQ